Genomic window (Chondrocystis sp. NIES-4102):
TGGTTTAAACGTCTATCTTCTGGTAATAATCCTTCACTAATCCCAAATACCTTAGTAAATAAAGCAAACATCAAGATTTGAAACCCGATAGTCATAGCTGTAGAAGAGTAGAGTAGGCTGTGAACTTTAGGGCTAGGTAATAGGGATAAAGTAGCCAAGAAACCTGCCAAAATCAAGAAAATACCAGGATAGAAAAATAGCCAACGAGGACTATACATCAATAAAAAGCGCAAATGTCTCCAACCGTCACGCCAGGTATTTAAATGGGGAGGACGACTACGACCATCTGGGGATAAAGTAGTAGGTACTTCGGTAATTTGCATTTTGTGTAAAGTCGCTTTAACCACCATCTCACTAGCAAATTCCATCCCTGTAGTTTGTAATTCTAAAGAGTTGATGGCATCTTTACGGAAACCTCTCAACCCACAGTGGAAGTCATTACAGGGGCTACCAAATAATAGTTTTCCAATTCCTGTTAATACAGGATTACCTAAATAACGATGTAAAAATGGCATTGCCCCTGATGCAATACCCCCCTTAAAGCGATTTCCCATCACTAAGTCATAACCATTACGTAGCTTTTTGATAAAAGGATGAAGATTACTAAAATCATAACTATCATCTGCATCACCCATAATGATATATTTGCCTCTAGCTGCTGCAATACCACCTTTAAGCGCGCTACCGTAACCTTTTGCAGGAACATTAATCACTCTGGCGTTCAATCTACGAGCAATTTCTTGAGAACCATCTGTACTACCGTTGTCAGCAATAATTACTTCCCCAGCAATTTCGTTATCGGCGATAAACTTTTGTGCTTTTTTAATACAAACTTCTAAAGTTTCTGCTTCGTTTAAACAAGGCATGATAATTGAAACTTCTATACCAGTAGGTGCTTCTACTGTCTCTACCTGTCTTTTGATTGGAATGTCTCTAGTGCTTACGTTACCCAACATGATTAATCCTCTTTTTAGTGATTAGTAAAAAGTCTCAGACCTTAATTTTCGATTTTTTACTGGCAGATACTTCTTGCTCCGATACGCTTGATTTAATAGCTAAACTAAAAAAAATAAAATATAAGATAACGATCAAATCAAACTGGTCAATCAAGTCAAGAAATTATAGTCAAACACTTAATTGATAGGGTTTTTAGAAAATAATTTTGTTTTTTTCCCAAACCAATATAGTCTATAGCCTTAGTAAAATTAAAAATATAATCTAGTTTTTTACCTTTATCTGTATTTGAACTAAGGTTATAAATACAATTAATTAATATTCTGATTAGACGCTTTTATACCTAAAAAAGTAAAAAAAACGGCTAAGGATAGAGCTTATAATGATAATTAAGCTGCTGTTAATAAAGTAGCTAATTAGTGTAAAAGTTTGGTAAATAAAATCACTAATATTAAGTAAAGGCAAGAAACCTGTAGCTATTCATAATACAAAATTCGATAGTACACTTGATGAGACTTTAGGTAGTGATGGGTTAATAGCTAAAGATTTTCAATTACAAATAAATCTCTAGTAACAAAAACTTAATTGGTTGCAGATATTTTAGTTTATGAATAAAATTTGTCAATAAAATTTCCAAGATACCTTGGGATAACATACATTAATATTAATTAAAAACCTAAAAATATTGGCAATTTAACTATCCCATGCAATTTAGACAACAAGTAATTCCCTGGTTGCTACTTGGCGCGATCGCAATGATCACAATGATTT
Coding sequences:
- a CDS encoding putative glycosyl transferase codes for the protein MLGNVSTRDIPIKRQVETVEAPTGIEVSIIMPCLNEAETLEVCIKKAQKFIADNEIAGEVIIADNGSTDGSQEIARRLNARVINVPAKGYGSALKGGIAAARGKYIIMGDADDSYDFSNLHPFIKKLRNGYDLVMGNRFKGGIASGAMPFLHRYLGNPVLTGIGKLLFGSPCNDFHCGLRGFRKDAINSLELQTTGMEFASEMVVKATLHKMQITEVPTTLSPDGRSRPPHLNTWRDGWRHLRFLLMYSPRWLFFYPGIFLILAGFLATLSLLPSPKVHSLLYSSTAMTIGFQILMFALFTKVFGISEGLLPEDRRLNHLFNYLNLETGLITGCVLLVMGTAASVYAFGIWGQHDFGSLDPTTTMPIVIPGVTCLALGIQAIFSSFFLSILGLKR